The Streptomyces luteogriseus genome includes a window with the following:
- a CDS encoding alpha/beta hydrolase, protein MPHLPQQPAAGVSRRTVARATAAAGLAALFGAAAGTAPARAATRLGPRTLDVSVPSAALGRSAPVRLILPSDFGTRPEKRYPVLYLLHGAHDDYTSWTRETDIEAFTAGRDLIVAMPDAGPTGIPSVWRGGPDYETFQLKEVPALLARDYRASGVRAVAGVSTGGYGAMAHAARHPGAFTAAASYSGILDTTAPGVPAIMDAIVARENLPAASLWGNPVFNLLTWRDFNPRARATGLRGTALYVSQGSGVGGGGDPLPGILESALWPSAQGFARTLALMGLPATTHFYGGGGHDWAHWKPEFTASWPVLARALGVPE, encoded by the coding sequence ATGCCCCACCTGCCGCAGCAGCCCGCCGCCGGAGTGTCCCGGCGCACCGTCGCCAGAGCGACGGCCGCCGCCGGTCTCGCCGCCCTGTTCGGCGCCGCGGCCGGCACGGCCCCGGCCCGGGCGGCCACCCGGCTCGGGCCGCGCACGCTGGACGTGTCCGTGCCCTCCGCGGCGCTCGGCCGCAGCGCGCCGGTCCGGCTGATCCTGCCGTCGGACTTCGGCACGCGCCCGGAGAAGAGGTACCCGGTGCTGTACCTGCTGCACGGCGCGCACGACGACTACACCTCGTGGACCCGGGAGACGGACATCGAGGCGTTCACCGCCGGCCGCGACCTGATCGTGGCGATGCCGGACGCGGGCCCCACCGGCATCCCGAGCGTCTGGCGCGGCGGCCCCGACTACGAGACGTTCCAGCTGAAGGAGGTGCCGGCCCTGCTCGCCCGGGACTACCGGGCCTCCGGCGTACGGGCGGTCGCGGGGGTGTCCACCGGCGGATACGGGGCCATGGCCCACGCGGCCCGTCATCCCGGGGCGTTCACCGCGGCGGCCTCCTACAGCGGCATCCTCGACACCACGGCCCCGGGTGTTCCCGCCATCATGGACGCGATCGTGGCCCGCGAGAACCTGCCGGCCGCGTCCCTCTGGGGAAATCCGGTCTTCAACCTCCTGACCTGGCGGGACTTCAACCCGCGCGCCCGCGCCACCGGGCTGCGCGGCACCGCTCTGTACGTGTCGCAGGGCAGCGGGGTGGGCGGCGGCGGTGATCCGCTGCCCGGGATCCTGGAGAGCGCCCTGTGGCCCTCGGCCCAGGGCTTCGCCCGCACCCTGGCCCTCATGGGGTTGCCGGCCACCACGCACTTCTACGGAGGAGGCGGGCACGACTGGGCGCATTGGAAGCCGGAGTTCACGGCCTCGTGGCCTGTCCTCGCCCGTGCGCTGGGGGTGCCCGAGTGA